A part of Kitasatospora acidiphila genomic DNA contains:
- a CDS encoding EamA family transporter, with amino-acid sequence MTSVGTRQAAPAGTAPVRISGAVWTALAVVYVVWGSTYLGIRIAVESMPSLLSGATRFLLAGALLLAVLAWRLGPAALRVTGRQLASTAVVGVLLLVGGNGLVVIAEGSVPSGLTALLVAVVPIWVVLLKVSVGERPGWARLLGVLLGLVGLVVLSLPGITGKVSLGGVLLIMAASLSWAVGSFIGTRLPRPANALVASAYQMLIGGFGCLLVALARGEQHQLHLSAITTRSWLALAYLVVVGSLVGFTAYAWLLQNAPLGLVATYAYVNPVVAVFLGWLVLAERLSVAELIGGAIVVAAVCVVVSTERRARS; translated from the coding sequence ATGACGTCGGTCGGAACCCGGCAGGCCGCCCCAGCGGGGACGGCACCCGTCCGAATATCCGGCGCGGTCTGGACCGCGCTGGCCGTGGTGTATGTGGTGTGGGGTTCCACCTACCTCGGGATCCGGATCGCGGTGGAGAGCATGCCCTCGCTGCTCTCCGGCGCGACGCGGTTCCTGCTCGCCGGCGCACTGCTGCTCGCCGTGCTGGCCTGGCGCCTGGGGCCGGCCGCGCTGCGGGTGACCGGACGTCAGCTGGCGTCGACCGCGGTGGTCGGGGTGCTGCTGCTGGTCGGCGGCAACGGGCTGGTGGTGATCGCCGAGGGCAGCGTCCCGTCCGGGCTGACCGCGCTGCTGGTCGCCGTGGTGCCGATCTGGGTGGTCCTGCTGAAGGTGTCGGTGGGGGAGCGGCCGGGGTGGGCACGGCTGCTCGGGGTGCTGCTGGGCCTGGTGGGGTTGGTGGTGTTGTCGCTGCCCGGGATCACCGGCAAGGTCTCGCTCGGCGGGGTGCTGCTGATCATGGCGGCCTCGCTCAGCTGGGCGGTCGGCTCCTTCATCGGCACCCGGCTGCCGCGGCCCGCCAACGCCCTGGTGGCGAGCGCCTACCAGATGCTGATCGGCGGGTTCGGCTGCCTGCTGGTGGCGCTGGCCCGGGGCGAGCAGCACCAGCTGCACCTGAGCGCGATCACCACCCGCTCCTGGCTGGCGCTGGCCTACCTGGTGGTGGTCGGCTCGCTGGTCGGCTTCACCGCCTATGCCTGGCTGCTGCAGAACGCGCCGCTCGGGCTGGTCGCCACCTACGCCTACGTCAACCCGGTGGTCGCGGTCTTCCTGGGCTGGCTGGTGCTGGCGGAGCGGCTGAGCGTGGCCGAGCTGATCGGCGGCGCGATCGTGGTGGCGGCGGTCTGTGTGGTGGTGAGTACGGAACGGCGGGCGCGGAGCTGA
- a CDS encoding gamma-glutamylcyclotransferase family protein — protein MSDQLPFFVYGTLRPGLHNHARYLAGRCTRIRPAVLTGAALHDGPGYPFLLPDPAHRVVGELLTLRAAQYPQLLALLDELEGCRTDGTGLYVRERLPVTVRGTGLAELAWVYLAGPAAAARLRERPALIASGDWTLPHGTTLPG, from the coding sequence GTGTCCGACCAGCTGCCGTTCTTCGTCTACGGCACGCTCCGCCCCGGGCTGCACAACCACGCCCGCTACCTGGCCGGCCGCTGCACCCGGATCCGCCCGGCGGTGCTGACCGGGGCCGCACTGCACGACGGTCCCGGGTATCCGTTCCTGCTCCCCGACCCGGCGCACCGGGTGGTCGGCGAACTGCTCACGCTGCGGGCCGCCCAGTACCCGCAGCTGCTGGCCCTGCTGGACGAACTGGAGGGCTGCCGGACGGACGGCACCGGCCTCTATGTGCGCGAGCGGCTCCCGGTCACGGTGCGCGGGACGGGGCTCGCCGAACTCGCCTGGGTCTACCTCGCGGGCCCCGCGGCCGCCGCCCGGCTGCGCGAGCGCCCCGCGCTGATCGCCTCCGGTGACTGGACGCTGCCGCACGGAACCACGCTGCCCGGCTGA
- a CDS encoding PP2C family protein-serine/threonine phosphatase: MLLPLGLILVITVVDILSPPSIHLGPLLVVAPALTASFAGARLTALVSAIAVAALFVIGILHGGLTTSNHESQIVALIVVSALVVAFRALRDRHARELVQVRSVSETAQQVLLRPLPTRIGPLRIASVYLAADAEAQIGGDLYAASRTVNGTRLIVGDVRGKGLTSLGEAALLLGAFRAAAHLQASLPELAAYLDGSVSWDLAAAACDPPDDDEEPGPVVHDAAESFITAVILDIPDDGSQIQIINCGHPPPLLLHHGRVVTLEVRRPAPPLGLGGLLEPQYQADSFQFTPSDRLLLYTDGVIEARNAARTFYPLTERIRAWTTERPAALLQHLRRDLLEHAGGRLGDDAAMVAVERMPDAGRR; encoded by the coding sequence GTGCTCCTGCCGCTTGGGCTGATCCTGGTCATCACGGTGGTGGACATACTGTCCCCGCCGTCCATCCACTTGGGCCCGCTCCTCGTGGTGGCGCCCGCCCTCACCGCCTCGTTCGCCGGCGCCCGGCTGACCGCCCTGGTGAGCGCCATCGCCGTGGCCGCGCTGTTCGTGATCGGCATCCTGCACGGCGGCCTGACCACGTCCAACCACGAGAGCCAGATCGTGGCGCTGATCGTGGTCTCGGCGCTGGTGGTGGCGTTCCGAGCACTGCGCGACCGGCACGCCCGTGAGCTGGTGCAGGTGCGCTCTGTCTCCGAGACGGCACAGCAGGTGCTGCTGCGACCGCTGCCCACCCGGATCGGCCCGCTGCGGATCGCCTCCGTCTACCTGGCCGCCGACGCCGAGGCGCAGATCGGCGGGGACCTGTACGCCGCCTCGCGGACCGTCAACGGCACCCGGCTGATCGTCGGCGACGTCCGGGGAAAAGGGCTGACCTCATTGGGCGAGGCCGCCCTGCTGCTCGGGGCGTTCCGGGCCGCCGCCCACCTCCAGGCCTCGCTGCCGGAACTCGCCGCGTACCTGGACGGCAGCGTCAGTTGGGATCTGGCCGCGGCCGCCTGCGACCCGCCGGACGATGACGAGGAGCCCGGTCCGGTGGTCCATGACGCCGCCGAGTCGTTCATCACCGCGGTGATCCTGGACATCCCGGACGACGGCTCCCAGATCCAGATCATCAACTGCGGCCATCCGCCGCCCCTGCTGCTGCACCACGGGCGGGTGGTGACGCTGGAGGTCCGCCGTCCGGCGCCGCCGCTGGGCCTGGGCGGGCTGCTGGAGCCGCAGTACCAGGCGGACTCGTTCCAGTTCACGCCCAGCGACCGGTTGCTCCTCTACACCGACGGCGTGATCGAGGCCCGGAACGCGGCGCGGACCTTCTACCCGCTGACCGAGCGGATCCGGGCCTGGACGACCGAGCGGCCGGCCGCCCTGCTGCAGCACCTGCGCCGTGATCTGCTGGAGCACGCGGGTGGACGGCTGGGGGACGACGCGGCGATGGTGGCCGTGGAGCGGATGCCCGACGCGGGACGCCGGTGA
- a CDS encoding M48 family metalloprotease, translated as MTTAAQAESDFTPEPDFTPEQLARGRALRRAQLPWLLGGRLAGLALSLVLGLTPAGARLVHWAGGLFDGSWAAQVLAGATALILLGQLLAVPFNARVRVVRARYGLVTQGWGGWVVDLLRGLLLTLALMLPAALGLYALTGWSTNWWWLPAAGAAALLTVLLSFLFPLVVEPLFNRFRPMPEGELRSALLGLAERDAVRVREVLVADASRRTTALNAYVSGFGATRRIVAYDTLLSTAAPREVELVVAHELGHVKHRDVPRGTVLGAVGAAVMVGVLGWLMSLHPLLNAAGVADVADPRSLPLLAACAALLGALSGPAQAAVSRRIEARADQHALDLTRDPEQFIAMQRRLALTNVADVDPPRLLELLFATHPSTARRIAAARAWAPATDR; from the coding sequence GTGACGACAGCGGCGCAGGCGGAGTCGGACTTCACGCCGGAACCGGACTTCACCCCCGAGCAGCTGGCCCGCGGCCGGGCGCTGCGCCGGGCCCAGCTGCCGTGGCTGCTCGGCGGCCGGCTGGCCGGGCTGGCGCTGTCGCTGGTGCTGGGGCTGACCCCGGCCGGGGCGCGGCTGGTGCACTGGGCGGGCGGGCTGTTCGACGGCTCCTGGGCGGCCCAGGTGCTGGCCGGGGCAACGGCCCTGATCCTGCTGGGGCAGCTGCTCGCGGTGCCGTTCAACGCCCGGGTGCGGGTGGTGCGGGCGCGCTACGGGCTGGTCACCCAGGGCTGGGGCGGCTGGGTGGTGGACCTGCTGCGCGGCCTGCTGCTCACCCTGGCCCTGATGCTGCCCGCCGCCCTCGGGCTCTACGCCCTCACCGGCTGGTCCACCAACTGGTGGTGGCTCCCGGCGGCGGGCGCGGCGGCGCTGCTCACCGTGCTGCTCTCCTTCCTCTTCCCGCTGGTGGTCGAGCCGCTCTTCAACCGGTTCCGCCCGATGCCGGAGGGTGAGTTGCGCAGCGCGCTGCTCGGCCTGGCCGAGCGCGACGCGGTGCGGGTGCGGGAGGTGCTGGTCGCGGACGCCTCGCGGCGGACCACCGCGCTGAACGCCTACGTCTCCGGCTTCGGCGCCACTCGCCGGATCGTCGCCTACGACACCTTGCTGAGCACCGCCGCACCGCGCGAGGTGGAGCTGGTGGTGGCCCACGAGCTGGGGCACGTCAAGCACCGCGATGTGCCGCGCGGCACGGTGCTGGGCGCGGTGGGCGCCGCGGTGATGGTCGGCGTGCTGGGCTGGTTGATGTCGCTGCACCCGCTGCTGAACGCCGCCGGGGTGGCCGATGTCGCCGACCCGCGCTCGCTGCCGCTGCTGGCCGCCTGCGCGGCGCTGCTCGGAGCCCTCAGTGGGCCGGCGCAGGCCGCGGTGAGCCGGCGGATCGAGGCCCGCGCCGACCAGCACGCCCTGGATCTGACCCGGGATCCTGAGCAGTTCATCGCGATGCAGCGCCGGCTCGCGCTCACCAATGTGGCCGACGTAGACCCGCCCCGCCTGCTGGAGTTGCTCTTCGCCACCCACCCGAGCACCGCGCGGCGGATCGCGGCCGCGCGCGCCTGGGCACCGGCGACCGATCGTTGA
- a CDS encoding cupin domain-containing protein — MDTWQLTDAPVVEAPDGSTVRPLGVLPDAASMARFELPPGAVSRAVSHATVQELWHVVGGSGELWRRRAADGHSEITVLRPGVTVSIPLGTAFQFRAGPDAALLIVAATMPPWPDTPDEARPEPGPWSPSTHPESR; from the coding sequence ATGGACACCTGGCAGTTGACCGACGCCCCGGTGGTCGAGGCACCCGACGGGTCGACGGTGCGGCCGCTGGGCGTGCTGCCCGACGCGGCGAGCATGGCCCGCTTCGAGCTGCCGCCCGGCGCGGTCTCCCGGGCCGTCTCGCATGCCACCGTGCAGGAGCTGTGGCATGTGGTGGGCGGCTCGGGCGAGTTGTGGCGCCGCCGAGCCGCCGACGGACACTCGGAGATCACCGTGCTGCGTCCCGGCGTGACGGTGAGCATTCCGCTGGGCACCGCCTTCCAGTTCCGTGCCGGTCCCGATGCCGCCCTGCTGATCGTCGCCGCCACCATGCCGCCGTGGCCGGACACTCCGGACGAGGCGCGGCCCGAACCGGGGCCGTGGTCGCCGTCCACCCACCCGGAATCCCGTTGA
- a CDS encoding nucleotidyltransferase produces MLREGSLSRVTAEYAPVVAAVREAAAAAFGPELLHSAYLFGSIPRGTAVAGRSDLDLLLALRREPTDTDQATANELLATLEARCPQLNGGSVLLFSTERLLSDLERYDLGWFLACLCTPLLGPDLAERLPRYRLDGMLARETNGDLADFLPRWRERAANGAELTTLTRGAARKIVRTGFTLVMPRWQGWTSDLAESAAVFAQYYPECGAQMLAAAGIARTGSPDPADLALLLDELGPWLATEYVAVHGHKTPRP; encoded by the coding sequence ATGCTCCGTGAGGGGTCGCTGTCGCGGGTGACGGCGGAGTACGCGCCGGTGGTGGCGGCGGTCCGGGAGGCGGCCGCCGCCGCGTTCGGACCGGAACTGCTGCACAGTGCGTACCTCTTCGGCAGCATCCCGCGCGGCACGGCGGTGGCCGGGCGTTCGGATCTGGACCTGCTGCTGGCGCTGCGCCGGGAGCCGACCGACACCGACCAGGCCACCGCCAACGAGCTGCTCGCCACCCTGGAGGCCCGCTGCCCCCAACTCAACGGCGGCAGCGTGCTGTTGTTCAGTACCGAGCGGCTGCTCAGCGACCTGGAGCGGTACGACCTGGGGTGGTTCCTGGCCTGCCTCTGCACGCCGCTGCTCGGGCCCGACCTCGCCGAGCGGCTCCCCCGCTACCGGCTGGACGGCATGCTGGCCCGGGAGACCAATGGCGACCTCGCCGACTTCCTCCCACGCTGGCGCGAACGCGCTGCGAACGGCGCCGAGTTGACGACGCTGACCCGGGGCGCGGCCCGCAAGATCGTCCGCACCGGCTTCACCCTGGTGATGCCGCGCTGGCAGGGCTGGACCAGCGATCTCGCTGAGTCCGCCGCCGTGTTCGCGCAGTACTACCCCGAGTGCGGGGCGCAGATGCTGGCCGCCGCCGGGATCGCCCGCACCGGGAGCCCGGATCCCGCTGATCTCGCCCTGCTGCTCGACGAGTTGGGGCCCTGGCTCGCAACGGAGTACGTGGCGGTCCACGGCCACAAGACACCCCGGCCGTAG
- a CDS encoding CGNR zinc finger domain-containing protein, whose amino-acid sequence MTEDAVPQDPRPLPDEPLVVDLLNTRWNNGGNPRDLLASSDDLALWLRANGFADRVPADAATRDALIQTREVIKRLVDGEDGPELRAELNSVLAHGSIRRSLAADGPAERVEVDAPAWLPAWSAAADYLRMLVEAPGRIRSCAHPSCILYFYDTSKNGTRRWHSMATCGNRAKASRHYARAKV is encoded by the coding sequence ATGACCGAGGATGCAGTGCCGCAGGACCCTCGCCCGTTGCCGGACGAGCCGCTCGTGGTCGACCTGCTCAACACGCGGTGGAACAACGGCGGCAACCCGCGCGACCTGCTGGCTTCGTCGGACGATCTGGCGCTCTGGCTCCGCGCCAACGGCTTCGCTGACCGGGTGCCCGCCGATGCTGCGACCCGTGATGCCCTGATCCAGACCCGCGAGGTGATCAAGCGCCTGGTCGACGGCGAGGACGGGCCGGAGCTGCGCGCCGAACTGAACTCCGTACTGGCGCATGGCTCGATCCGCCGCTCCCTCGCCGCGGACGGCCCGGCGGAGCGGGTCGAGGTCGACGCCCCGGCCTGGCTGCCCGCCTGGTCCGCCGCCGCCGACTACCTGCGCATGCTCGTCGAGGCGCCGGGCCGGATCCGCTCCTGCGCCCACCCTTCGTGCATCCTGTACTTCTACGACACCTCGAAGAACGGCACCCGCCGCTGGCACTCGATGGCCACCTGCGGAAACCGCGCCAAGGCCTCCCGCCACTACGCGCGCGCGAAGGTCTGA
- a CDS encoding VOC family protein has translation MTQAVAQPVATAPATAFQTGHIGLNVTDLDRSRAFYQQVFGFEVVRTDPEGRFVFLGRDGRPVITLWQQSEGRFNTAAPGLHHLSFEAESLEQVRAVEQVLRTLGAEFAYDGVVPHGEGSDSGGVFFADPDGIRLEIYTSAGVAGEHTHAPNAAGTPTCGFF, from the coding sequence ATGACTCAGGCAGTCGCACAGCCCGTGGCCACCGCGCCGGCCACCGCCTTCCAGACCGGGCACATCGGCCTGAACGTCACCGACTTGGACCGCTCCCGCGCCTTCTACCAGCAGGTCTTCGGGTTCGAGGTGGTCCGAACCGACCCCGAGGGGCGCTTCGTCTTCCTGGGGCGGGACGGCCGACCGGTGATCACGCTCTGGCAGCAGAGCGAGGGGCGCTTCAACACCGCCGCGCCCGGCCTGCACCACCTGTCCTTCGAGGCCGAGAGCCTGGAGCAGGTCCGCGCCGTCGAGCAGGTGCTGCGCACCCTGGGCGCCGAGTTCGCCTACGACGGCGTGGTCCCGCACGGTGAGGGCTCCGACTCCGGCGGGGTGTTCTTCGCCGATCCGGACGGCATCCGCCTGGAGATCTACACCTCCGCCGGCGTGGCCGGTGAGCACACCCATGCGCCCAACGCCGCCGGTACCCCGACCTGCGGCTTCTTCTAA
- a CDS encoding pyridoxamine 5'-phosphate oxidase family protein: protein MSTHPPLAPVESGEQLVRRRAGFDRPGYSGPTKHRRVPAVAAEFLTAQPMVLVGAADSDGRIWASALAGRPGFLHAEPGPPDGPDAVTIAASPAPHDPLAAALNGPTQVGMIAVEPARRRRMRMNGHATPTGDGLRVALDQVFSNCPKYIQARGFDLVAQQSGPTRHTTQLTLAQQIFVNTADTFFIATADRAGDLDTSHRGGLPGFVEVSGPGRLRFPDYSGNAMFATLGNLAENPNAGLLFIDWDTGTTLQLTGAAQTDWNPSHAAQVTGAQRLVDFTVTGVVESVTALPLRWSEPSYSPFNPRSDNGN from the coding sequence ATGAGCACGCATCCGCCACTCGCCCCCGTCGAGAGCGGCGAGCAACTGGTCCGCCGCCGGGCCGGGTTCGACCGGCCCGGCTACTCCGGGCCGACCAAGCACCGCCGAGTCCCGGCCGTGGCCGCCGAGTTCCTCACCGCGCAGCCCATGGTGCTGGTCGGCGCGGCCGATTCGGACGGGCGGATCTGGGCGAGCGCGCTCGCCGGCCGGCCCGGCTTCCTGCACGCCGAACCGGGCCCACCCGACGGGCCCGACGCCGTCACCATCGCAGCCAGCCCGGCCCCGCACGACCCGTTGGCGGCTGCCCTGAACGGGCCCACCCAGGTCGGCATGATCGCCGTGGAGCCGGCCAGACGGCGCCGGATGCGGATGAACGGGCACGCCACCCCGACGGGCGACGGACTCCGGGTGGCACTCGACCAGGTCTTCTCCAACTGCCCCAAGTACATCCAGGCCCGCGGCTTCGACCTGGTCGCCCAGCAGTCGGGCCCCACCCGCCACACCACTCAACTGACCCTCGCCCAGCAGATCTTCGTCAACACCGCGGACACCTTCTTCATCGCCACCGCGGACCGTGCGGGCGACCTGGACACCTCGCACCGCGGCGGCCTCCCCGGTTTCGTCGAGGTGTCCGGCCCGGGGCGGCTGCGCTTCCCGGACTACTCGGGCAACGCCATGTTCGCCACCCTCGGCAACCTCGCCGAGAACCCGAACGCCGGCCTGCTGTTCATCGACTGGGACACCGGCACCACCCTGCAACTGACCGGCGCCGCCCAGACCGACTGGAATCCCTCCCACGCCGCCCAAGTCACCGGCGCCCAGCGCCTGGTGGACTTCACCGTGACAGGCGTGGTGGAGTCGGTCACCGCCCTGCCGCTGCGCTGGAGTGAGCCGAGCTACTCCCCCTTCAATCCGCGTTCGGATAACGGGAATTGA
- a CDS encoding MFS transporter, producing the protein MVRARDLLAVRRIRTVLLAQWLPPAFAAGAESLIVPYTGQRGLPFGDAALLLGTLPLGMLLGYLAVGRLLHPVTRERLVAPLTALLGLPLTAFALRPGPVAAGVLLAVAGLGFAHGLGLQRPFLAAIPTAGRGQAFSLLAAGMMTVQGVGPMAFGAVAQLGSAAGAMSCVGVAVLLTAGWQARVINSRYPNAD; encoded by the coding sequence TTGGTCCGAGCACGCGACCTGCTCGCCGTACGCCGGATACGTACCGTGCTGCTCGCCCAGTGGCTCCCGCCGGCCTTCGCCGCCGGTGCGGAGAGCCTGATCGTCCCCTACACCGGCCAGCGGGGGCTGCCGTTCGGCGATGCGGCCCTGCTGCTCGGCACGCTCCCGTTGGGCATGCTGCTCGGCTACCTGGCGGTCGGCCGGCTGCTGCACCCGGTGACCCGCGAGCGACTGGTCGCACCCCTGACCGCCCTGTTGGGCCTGCCGCTGACCGCGTTCGCACTGCGGCCGGGCCCGGTGGCTGCCGGGGTACTGCTGGCGGTGGCGGGCCTCGGATTCGCCCACGGCCTCGGCCTGCAACGGCCTTTCCTGGCCGCGATCCCGACGGCGGGCCGGGGCCAGGCCTTCAGCCTGCTCGCGGCCGGGATGATGACCGTGCAGGGTGTGGGACCGATGGCCTTCGGGGCGGTTGCCCAACTCGGCTCGGCGGCGGGCGCGATGAGCTGCGTGGGCGTAGCCGTGCTGCTGACTGCGGGTTGGCAGGCCCGCGTGATCAATTCCCGTTATCCGAACGCGGATTGA
- the metG gene encoding methionine--tRNA ligase, whose translation MTTYLTTTIPYVNARPHIGFALELVQADVLARHRRSRGEDVRLLSGTDENSLKNVLAAAAAGVEVRTLVDRNAAAFEALQEPLALRLDDFIRTSRDPRHPVGVEELWRRCAASGDLYRRHYRGRYCVGCEQFYTVEELADGRCPEHGTEPQFVEEENWFFRLSRYTGQLRAAITEGRLRIDPPARRNEVLGLLAAGLPDFSVSRSRERAHGWGIPVPGDDSQVIYVWWDALGNYITSLGLDSPDFDRWWRGSERRIHLCGKGVLRFHAVYWPALLLSAGLPLPTDILVHDYLTVDGRKISKSAGNTVDPVQLVDDYGTDAVRWWLLREVAKVGDTDFTVNRLVERANADLAGGIGNLVKRVVTLIHRQCDGRAPESDSAALPECATVPAEVAAALDGYDFRRATAALWQLPTAANRYLDQNRPWSDPTTAPRHLAVLLHACRTLGELLTPFLPDAAGHVLAQCTPGPDGRLPEARTLFPRRYPQSA comes from the coding sequence ATGACCACCTACCTGACCACCACCATCCCGTACGTCAACGCCCGCCCGCACATCGGCTTCGCGCTCGAACTGGTGCAGGCCGATGTGCTGGCCCGGCACCGGCGTTCCCGTGGCGAGGACGTCCGGCTGCTCAGCGGTACGGATGAGAACTCACTCAAGAACGTCCTTGCCGCCGCGGCCGCCGGGGTCGAGGTGCGCACGCTGGTGGACCGCAATGCCGCTGCCTTCGAGGCACTTCAGGAGCCGCTGGCGCTGCGGCTGGACGACTTCATCCGCACCAGCCGCGATCCGCGCCATCCGGTCGGCGTCGAGGAGCTCTGGCGCCGCTGCGCGGCCAGTGGCGACCTGTACCGACGGCACTACCGCGGCCGGTACTGCGTGGGCTGCGAACAGTTCTACACGGTCGAGGAGTTGGCGGACGGCCGGTGCCCGGAGCACGGCACCGAGCCGCAGTTCGTCGAGGAGGAGAACTGGTTCTTCCGACTCTCGCGCTACACCGGGCAGTTGCGGGCCGCGATCACCGAGGGCCGGCTGCGGATCGACCCGCCCGCGCGTCGGAACGAGGTGCTCGGCCTGCTCGCGGCCGGCCTGCCGGACTTCTCGGTGTCGCGTTCCCGTGAGCGCGCGCACGGTTGGGGGATCCCGGTGCCCGGCGACGACTCCCAGGTGATCTACGTCTGGTGGGACGCGCTCGGCAACTACATCACCAGTCTCGGCCTCGACTCCCCCGACTTCGACCGCTGGTGGCGCGGCAGCGAGCGGCGGATCCACCTGTGCGGAAAGGGCGTGCTGCGCTTCCACGCGGTCTACTGGCCGGCGTTGCTGCTCTCCGCCGGCCTGCCGCTGCCCACCGACATCCTGGTGCACGACTACCTCACCGTCGACGGCCGGAAGATCAGCAAATCGGCGGGCAACACCGTCGACCCGGTCCAACTGGTCGACGACTACGGCACCGACGCGGTGCGCTGGTGGCTGCTGCGCGAGGTGGCGAAAGTCGGTGACACCGACTTCACGGTCAACCGCCTGGTGGAGCGCGCCAATGCCGATCTGGCGGGCGGGATCGGCAACCTGGTGAAGCGCGTGGTCACTTTGATACACCGTCAATGCGACGGTCGAGCACCCGAGTCGGACTCGGCCGCATTGCCCGAGTGCGCCACCGTCCCGGCCGAGGTCGCCGCAGCGCTCGACGGTTACGACTTCCGCCGTGCCACCGCCGCGCTCTGGCAACTGCCGACGGCGGCGAACCGCTACCTGGATCAGAACCGGCCCTGGTCGGATCCGACAACTGCGCCCCGCCACCTGGCCGTTCTGCTGCACGCCTGCCGCACGCTCGGCGAGTTGCTGACGCCGTTCCTGCCCGATGCCGCAGGCCACGTGCTGGCCCAGTGCACTCCAGGCCCGGACGGTCGACTGCCCGAGGCTCGAACACTCTTTCCACGCCGCTACCCTCAGAGCGCATGA
- a CDS encoding GNAT family N-acetyltransferase, whose amino-acid sequence MRIESMRPDHGRQVLDIYRLGIAGGNATFETEAPSWAKFNSGRLPEHRLVAVDEEERVQGWAAVSRISERRAYEGVVEHSVYVHPNAQGHGVGYALLTALIDSTDAAGIWTVQSGIFPENTASLALHERAGFRVIGTRERIGRLHGQWRNVVLVERRSPVVL is encoded by the coding sequence ATGAGGATCGAATCGATGCGGCCCGACCACGGCAGGCAGGTGCTCGACATCTACCGACTCGGGATCGCCGGGGGAAACGCCACCTTCGAGACCGAGGCGCCGAGTTGGGCCAAGTTCAACAGCGGCCGGCTGCCCGAGCACCGGCTGGTCGCCGTGGACGAGGAGGAGCGCGTCCAGGGGTGGGCCGCGGTCTCCCGGATCTCCGAGCGGCGCGCCTACGAGGGGGTGGTCGAGCACTCCGTCTACGTGCACCCGAATGCGCAGGGCCACGGGGTCGGCTACGCCCTGCTCACCGCGCTGATCGACTCGACCGATGCGGCCGGCATCTGGACCGTGCAGTCCGGGATCTTCCCCGAGAACACCGCCAGCCTTGCCCTCCACGAGCGGGCCGGCTTCCGGGTGATCGGCACCCGGGAACGGATCGGCCGCCTGCACGGCCAGTGGCGCAACGTGGTGCTGGTGGAACGCCGCAGCCCGGTGGTGCTCTGA
- a CDS encoding DUF4231 domain-containing protein, translated as MPAAVPERGAGVPEQSVGAPEQGAARSATPPDTALGEAMRQLAWYRKARNRAKLAHQSSELLALLTTSATVLVSALRAPAAVTASMAALTLFLTGYRQIFKPNERWTRTSVAWLTLHHEITRYLHRPPAERNGDALLERVMEITMAENRDWVEERGHDGGPAPS; from the coding sequence ATGCCCGCCGCGGTGCCGGAGCGCGGGGCCGGGGTGCCGGAGCAGAGCGTTGGGGCGCCCGAGCAGGGGGCCGCCCGCTCCGCCACGCCGCCGGACACCGCGCTGGGCGAGGCGATGCGCCAGCTGGCCTGGTACCGCAAAGCCCGCAACCGGGCCAAGCTCGCCCACCAGTCGAGCGAGCTGCTGGCGCTGTTGACCACCTCGGCCACCGTACTGGTCTCCGCGCTCCGGGCCCCCGCCGCGGTCACCGCCTCGATGGCGGCCCTGACCCTCTTCCTGACCGGCTACCGCCAGATCTTCAAGCCCAACGAACGCTGGACCCGCACCTCGGTAGCCTGGCTGACGCTGCACCACGAGATCACCCGCTACCTGCACCGCCCACCCGCCGAGCGGAACGGTGACGCACTGCTGGAGCGGGTCATGGAGATCACCATGGCCGAGAACCGCGACTGGGTCGAGGAGCGCGGACACGACGGCGGCCCCGCACCGTCATGA